The DNA sequence TATCACCAGCATCAGGGACACACATCACATTTCACATATTTCATGCAGTTATTCCCTCCCCAAGCCATCTATCATGAAGCAAGACTAAATTTCGGCCTCGTAAACCAAACAAAGTACCTTGTTAACCCCCTAGAATGCACTCTTCAGATTAAGGAATCTCTAAGGATATCTGAGCAGCAATAACTATCTACGTATTATATCAACTGGCCACAATGGGTATTTTCGCAGCCGTACTCTATATTCAACAGGCCGTGATGATATTTATTAGGGAGACAAGAATCACCACCATAGCGCCATAAATGGGCCTAACGATTacccttcaaaaaataaaaacatatactAATCCTCAATAGCCAGGGAAGAAAACTACTCATTAGCAACAAATCTGCACCAACTAGCACTATCTTGCTATCGTATTATTTATGTAACTCGTACATAGATCTTCTAGTAACCTTTCAATAACAgaacaaaaggaggaaaaattagGTTTCTTGAAGCGAATAAACCTCATCATTTCTCATTCACATAGAAAATAATCTTTAGTTGGCACTTTGTTACATCTAGTATAGAATGACGTTCTACAACATAGAAGTCTTCCGCTTGGCATCCGGAGATGTCACGTAGCGCATTCCCACTCCCAGTAATTCGACTAAATAGCTAAAGTACAAGTCATTACCTACATCTTAGCTAGAGTCATCCTCTTTATGACGGTGTCTTCTGCTACTCTTGGCAGATCGCTTCCTATCCCTCCCAACACGTAAGTCATCCGAGCTACTTGCTTGGGAAGCGGAAGATGCAGCTACTCTCCAGCTCTTCTTCCTGTGCCGCCTGTTAGAATCACCTGATTCATCTGAGCTGGAATCATCTGTATGTCTATgactcttcctcctcctttcatcCTTCTTACTCTTCCTATGCCTCCGTCGATGCTCCTCCTCATCTGATGACTCgtccctcttcctcctccttgcCTTCCTCATCTTTCTTCTAACTTCATCCTTATCCTCCGAGAGACTACTTCTTCTCCTTCcactctttctcttcttcgaCCTCCCTCTCTTCGTTCTCTCCCCCAGATCACTATCCGAGTCGTCATCTTCTGACCcatccctcctcttcttcttcgataAATTTTCTACGGTGCCCTTAGTGATTACCTTCTTCCCCTCGCGCTTGGCAATTACCCTCTCAATCTCCAAGTCAACATCAGAATCCGAAGTCTCactttcgtcttcttcctcgttgCTATCCTCCTCACTTTCCGCTTCAGACTTACCACTCGCTTTGTTAGCACTCCCCTTCAGCTTATCCAACCCAGGAAAAGATGCAAGTGCAGCCTGCACTGCCTCCGTGTCCTTTTCCTCATTACCATCCTTCATATTCAGGAAGTTCCTACACTGAACTGTCAGGTGGCCAACATGGCCACACTTCTTGCATGCGCCCCGGGCCTCATCAGCATTTGACCCAGTAATGCGGGCAAGAGCAAGCAGATCTTGGAAGCACGTATACGAGTTCTCGGCCTTGGGCTCCGAATTAGCCGCCGCCATATTGGGAGCGGAGCTCTTTGCATCATCCTTGTTGGGGGCATAGGGATCATACCCGATCGCACTCTGCCATATACCATGGGTTTGAAGGGCTGCACTGCTGTGAACCCTATTGTTTGCGGGCATGCGAACCCTTCCTGCGGTGGCCGGCATCTTCAAAGCAGATGAAGCCCCTATTACAGGTAACCAAACAGACAAATCATAAACACCCGTTTCTGATTTCTCAGGATCCACAACGAATTGAGCCCAATCAAAGGAGAATTCGGCGACCAAACTGAGACATATGCCTTCGGAACTACCAAATTATACCGCAGCTGAGATTTCAACCCCAAATTCAAGAGGTCCgatacatgaaaaccccaacgTCCAGACAACGCGTAGAATCGTTCGCGATTGAGCTACCTGAAAACGAGCCGGTACATAGGCGTGCCACCGTCTAACACCCACCGACATTGAAAATAACCACCGACATAGACAGCGAACGCTCGTCAAAACTAGGAACACAAACGATCGAATGCTTTCTATATATGCATCGGATCCTAAATTTAACTAAtcccagaaaaaggaaaaaaggaatcAGATTATAGATAATGCAGGCGCCT is a window from the Rhodamnia argentea isolate NSW1041297 chromosome 8, ASM2092103v1, whole genome shotgun sequence genome containing:
- the LOC115736633 gene encoding CAX-interacting protein 4-like, which codes for MPATAGRVRMPANNRVHSSAALQTHGIWQSAIGYDPYAPNKDDAKSSAPNMAAANSEPKAENSYTCFQDLLALARITGSNADEARGACKKCGHVGHLTVQCRNFLNMKDGNEEKDTEAVQAALASFPGLDKLKGSANKASGKSEAESEEDSNEEEDESETSDSDVDLEIERVIAKREGKKVITKGTVENLSKKKRRDGSEDDDSDSDLGERTKRGRSKKRKSGRRRSSLSEDKDEVRRKMRKARRRKRDESSDEEEHRRRHRKSKKDERRRKSHRHTDDSSSDESGDSNRRHRKKSWRVAASSASQASSSDDLRVGRDRKRSAKSSRRHRHKEDDSS